Proteins encoded within one genomic window of Candidatus Cybelea sp.:
- a CDS encoding DUF1214 domain-containing protein, which translates to MAAGQKQIDAARAEVTTSADLFGSRSELGTAYLKRAVAAQYGILGNTAAEAVYLGYVTGPAGQPLTGNEAYLLRFAPGQFPPVNAFWSLTMYNLPEQLLVANPLNRYLINSPMLPQLTKDPDDGFSLYIQSTSPGADKEPNWLPSPDGPFFMVLRCYYPARQVLDGTWQQPALTAMP; encoded by the coding sequence ATGGCGGCCGGACAAAAGCAGATAGACGCGGCGCGAGCGGAAGTCACAACTTCGGCAGACCTTTTCGGATCTCGATCGGAGCTCGGTACCGCGTACCTGAAACGCGCCGTCGCCGCTCAGTACGGAATCTTAGGCAACACGGCCGCCGAAGCGGTCTACCTCGGCTACGTAACCGGACCGGCGGGTCAGCCGCTCACCGGTAACGAGGCCTACCTGCTGCGTTTTGCGCCAGGTCAGTTTCCGCCAGTCAATGCATTCTGGTCGCTGACGATGTACAACCTACCGGAGCAGCTGCTCGTCGCAAACCCGCTGAATCGTTACCTCATCAACTCGCCGATGTTGCCGCAACTTACGAAAGACCCCGACGACGGCTTCAGCCTCTACATTCAAAGCACATCGCCGGGAGCGGACAAAGAACCAAATTGGCTTCCGAGTCCGGACGGACCATTCTTTATGGTCTTACGTTGTTATTATCCGGCGAGACAGGTCCTCGACGGCACCTGGCAGCAGCCGGCGCTGACGGCGATGCCTTAG